The genomic segment ATCATCTACTATTCTGTTCTTTACATTAATTGGAATACTGCATACAGAACCTGGAACTTTCCACATGGACAACGGCAGAAATAAACACCATTGGAGATATTTTTGACAAAGAAGGACTCTGTACATTCTCCTCACTCCAAACCAAACCTGGTCAGCAACTCTACACATATCTGCAAATAAGTAATTTCACACAAACCAACAAGTGGCACTGTGTAGGCGTTCCAACACTATTTAAACTACTACCAACAAAACCAAAAGACATAGCTCTAGCGTCCAGGATATTCCTGTTAAAACACGTGGATACTAAACAAAAGACAATTGAGCTGTAGGAGAAAGATCTAGACCAAACCATCACCAATAAACAACAGAATGAAATCTTCCAACAAAGACCAAAGTATTTAAGGGGTCTCAAACTCCAGgaactttatattatatatttatatatttaatcatatatatatatatatatatatatatatatatatatatatatatatatatatatatatatatatcctctatCTCCCCCCTTTCGGACTGTTATACTTTgcttgttttaaagtaaaaaaacattggactGGAAATTAAACAGTTCTTAAAAgtacaaatgtgttttatttttgatcagcataaaacatttttcaagggCAACATTGTAATTGTTCTCaattacattttgtataatgTTCAGAACCTTATAATATATTCAGTAACAGAGGACATACATGTCCATGATAGACACATCATAGcaaatttttttacacattttttttggtaatttattttttatccaaaaaaattaaaataagcaaGCCACAAAAAACTTGTATATATCATAAAAATTGGCCAATATAACTAGGCtaagaacaacaaaaaaatatgctttaCTAGTAAAACagatgtaattgctgttgaaactCTAAAATAGTTGATATAACATGTTGCTTTAACATGATATAACAtaactgctgtgtagtcatgggggcagctattcaaagctgaaaaaggcacaggatactcagaaGATAACATatatgctctgtagtatacaatggaatttaTAATAATCTGTTATTGACTGAGTGTCCTGTGCATGAATCGCTGCCCCCGTGACTACACatcagcttgcttatataaattacagtagagtgtctaaagcaaacacactagttttaccagtgcaggccaacagtatAATATATTGTCATATCTTTAATACACTGTAATGTTTTGGTATTAATGTTTAGAATTACACTAGGGGAGTACGCCCTTGTTTTACTTTGTTCTTGTAGTCACCTAAAACTTGgcaaacataaaaacatattataaGACCACAAAGTCCAAGTCTTCTGCCATATCAACTGCAGGATAATCTTCCAACGGAACAAATCCACGGTACAGACCATATGAATCAGGGAAAGCTGTGCGTATAGCCTTTACTACACAGGAAGGGATTGGTCtgcgtttttttttccccaagaagtAATGAACCCAAATTGTGAAACTACGGTAAGCAGTCATACGTAGGTaccttaaaaaaatagaaaaaaagggacacagaaataaaaaatttatttgaaacattcaaatgaaaaaaatttgaaatataacCCTACATTTTTTAAATCCAATAAGCAATTCTATATCCCTAATAAAAAGGGACATGGTTCAATATAATTCAAATTGtgcagaaaataatttataactACAGTACATGTTTGATCATTAGGGCTTTGCAAAAAAGGGCATATTTCTGGAGTGCAGATAGACATTAGACACTAATAGACCTAGAATCTACCCTAAGCTTTAGGATATTGGCCAACAGGGAGTTTAGTTGTCTGCAATTTTTTAAGAGAAACTGGGTGTGTCAattctcctgaaaatgcctctccattgtaAACTGCTGACAGAAAGACCAACACATTGCTAAATCTCCCtcagtttcctccagaggcaagtTCCAGATATTTAGCAATAGTTCAATTATTtgaaatggagaggcattttcaatAGATTTGTCGCCCACAGTAGCTCATAAGAAAACACAGGCGATAAATCAGGTAGAGAGTAGTGGATACACTGCTATATCATGGTAAGCCTAACAGTAGCCTAGTTAGAGAGATGATACTCAGCATTTGctatgtaaataattaaataaataatgaaattaattaattaaaaaaaaactaaaagcaattataatcacttggCTGATATGCCTAGCCAGGGATTCTGGAAAGCTTTCATAATTACTGGAGGGagactttctttttaaaaaacaacgCATAGGCTTTATTGCTGGGGGAAAGGGATTTTTGGTAGATAAGTTGCATACAGTAGCCTTGATGTTAGATCATAAAGTGATACTTACCTATGATATTCATCATCACTGGGATGCTTCTTCAAATTCTTCACCATTCgcaacataaaataaacataatccTCTTTGAGGCAGCGTTCAATAAATGTTGGATTCTCAACAATACAGGTGATCGCGGGACCCATCAAAGTGACAACGTTTGGGATTTCTTTGCAGCAAATGCATTCTTTGACTGTGGGCATTAGAACGCAATTTTTACATTGACACCAATCAAGATTTTGTTGTCTATGATGAACTTCCTCAGCTGGATTTTCACTATGGGACATCTGTCTCCTGCTTGGGTCATTAGGAAAACAGGGATCATCCACATTGTCTCTCAGTTGTGCTGTTCTCATCATCTCAATAAGTCTCTCAGTCTAAgattgaaaattgaattttttaaaaaaaaaaataaaatagattttagaTTGTTTAAATTTCAATAGTACTtgttaaaatatttgtaaataaaaaaaatcacccattctTTCTTAGTTAGTCTTTGCCATGCCTCAGAGTCATTATCAGATTGAGAGTCTGGCTGACAACTTGCCATGGTCAGGTCAAAAAAGATTCTTCTTTTCTAGAATGAATACATGACATacataaaatgaaatgtatattttgacTGATTTTACTCTATGCTTATGAAATTTCATTTCTTATTAAAATACTTGATAAATTACATATATAACagtgaatataatcacttggCTGGTACGGATGGGGATGTTTGGAGGGAGTGGGTGGAAAGCTAaggtttaaaacactttaattttttgctgttactgtacctttaaataagaGCAGGAAGAACATTATTCATGTATTAACAGGCATACTCTATGTTAAATACATATTAACCTTGTTAACCAGTTACAAAAATTACATATAATTCATTCTTTGTTCTTTATGAAATcggaattatttaaaataaaaaacacaaatatttcagaatttattaaaccccgaggatggaaatgtCAAAATCAGATAaacaggcatctcagacctgtagaggttgcatatgagtcaatgggacaagtaccaatttttttttgacgtgtgctgggtttcgtgtaataccccgaaaaattcaaagtttccaggtgaaaattccaaaaaaatcatgaaaatcggatgaaaatgtcagaaaaaaacatgaaaataagacttttccccgcaaagcaaattttcacacGCTCCCAACATAGCCAGGCAGTTGTTTCTGGGAAAAACAAGGAAGGGAGGTCTGGGTGGGCTGGTTGATACTATGCCACAAGGATTGCTAAAAACAGGATAAATTAAACTTAGAGGCAAGTTTGCTGATTAAAAATTGACTTCGAACACAACTGTAGGGTGTAGCTGAATAGTCACCAGTGTATTATATTCCCACTCGTCCATcctatgtttttaattatttgtatttttatggacacggtccagcTTCACAGAAATAAATTCTCAGTGTTGAGTTATATGCATTAGGCAGCTTGGTTGCTTTTTTAAGTAAGAcaaataaaagttgagtttttatGGTTTAATTATTTAAGCACCttaactagttaactggaggactGCATGGTGGAGGCAAAAGATACAATGATTTCCATTGTGCAATGCCTCAATAGCTACACAAATTGATATATTTATGGTTATTTAACTTGCAGGTGTGCTGATACTTTGTTATACTTTTCTGTTACTCTATAAGTAAATGTTGAGTAGATTTGAAGCTCTATGAAGCCAGTACTATGCATTTATTTTAGAGGTGCATGACTTTACCCTACAATGTGTATTATGATTAGATTTCTTAAATGACGTAATAAAGAAACCTAAAGCTGTGTCTATAGGAGTAAGACAGCATTATctgaatacacacacatatacacacacacatacatacacacacgcatatacacatacatacatatacacatacatacgcACAAACACACGCATAtagacatacatacacatacatgcatatacacatacatacacacacgcatacatacatatacacatacacacacataaacaacaaacatacatacacgcacacgcatatacacacacacacacatatacacacacacatataaacacatacatacacacacgcatatacacatacatacatatatacacacacacacacataaacaacaaacatacatacacgcacacacatatacacatacacacacatacacacacacacaaacacacacacacataaagcatatacatacatacacacacgcatatacacatacatacacacatacacacatgcacaaacgcatatacacatacatatgtacacacacgcatatacacacatacatatacacatacatacacacacatatacacaaacatatacacacaaaacaacatacatacatacatacatatacacatacatacatacacacacacacacataaagcatatacatacatacatacatacacacgcatatatatatacatacatacatacatacatacatacatacacacatacacacacgcatatacacacatacatatacacatacatacacacacatatacacatacatacacatacatacacacacacgcatatacacacacacataaacacatacatacatatacacatacatacatacacacacacgcatatacacatacatacatacacacatacatacacacacatataaacatacatacacatacatacacacacacacacacacgcatatacacataaacacatacatacatatacacacacatacacacacacataaaacatataaatacatacatacacacacatatacacatacatacatacacacacatatacacatacatacatacacacatacatacaaacatacatacacacacgcatatacacacacacacataaacacatacatacacacacacataaaacatataaatacatacatacacacgcatatacacatacatatgttcacacacacgcatatacacatacatacgtacacacatacatacgcacacacacacgcatatagacatacatacacatacatacatatacacatacacacacacacataaacacatacatacatatacacctacatacacacacacacacacatacatacaagcaCACTTTCCCTTGTAAAAAGTGTAAGGCAAAgagttaattttaaaatgaagcaCAATAAAGTTGCTTGATGGGGAGATGGAAAGGAGTGGGTGGGAAACAAATGGTTAATGCTACTTCAGGATGACGCTGATTCTCTGTGTGTAAGAAAGGAGGGGGGAGTACTTTAGATAAGGACAAGCTTACTGTTGCGTCAGCTTCAGATTTGTGTA from the Xenopus laevis strain J_2021 chromosome 9_10L, Xenopus_laevis_v10.1, whole genome shotgun sequence genome contains:
- the LOC121398054 gene encoding uncharacterized protein LOC121398054 gives rise to the protein MPWRKLAVRPETNLNLTERIVSLSLQRTLWPYSVLPPGRLFICLPTIYYHARAGLSLRGGNWLETSWTPRRRQCRFAGLKRRIFFDLTMASCQPDSQSDNDSEAWQRLTKKEWTERLIEMMRTAQLRDNVDDPCFPNDPSRRQMSHSENPAEEVHHRQQNLDWCQCKNCVLMPTVKECICCKEIPNVVTLMGPAITCIVENPTFIERCLKEDYVYFMLRMVKNLKKHPSDDEYHRYLRMTAYRSFTIWVHYFLGKKKRRPIPSCVVKAIRTAFPDSYGLYRGFVPLEDYPAVDMAEDLDFVVL